GCCAACACGCCGCGCGTGGTCGGCTCGCAGGTGGTCATCATTACAAAGAATGACGACCGCATCACCGGCACGCTGGTTGACCTGACGACCTACAGCATACGGATTAAAGCCGACAACCTTGAATCTACGATCTCGCTCGACCGCATTGCCTCGCTGTCGTTCGGCGACGGCGGCAGCGCCAGCCGCCCCGCGCCAGTCAGCGCGCCGCCGAGCGGCGATTTTGCGCGCAGCGCCGCGCCGGTGCTGAAGACCTTTCAATCTATCGCCGAACAGTTGCGCCAGGGCACAGAGTTTAACGAGTACGGCAGAGTGTTGGCCGACTTGCGGCGCAGCGGCGACCAGTTTATCAATCGCTACGGCGCTTCAGAAAATGCCGGCGAAGCGCGTGTCGTCGCGCTGCTATCGGCGGCGCTGACCGATTACACATGGGCGCGAACCATCTGGACGCTGCGCCTCAACCGTTCGGGCGACACGACAGCCTTCGACACCGATGTCCCTGCGCTCACGGACGCGCTGGCGCTTTACCCTGACTTGCGCGCCGCGTCAGCCGTCGGCAACAAGTTCTCGGTGGATAAAGTGGTCTCCGGACTCTGGAAGAAGGCCGCTGACAAAACCGAACGTGCCCGCGCGCTCGCCGGTGAGGCCAGGTAAACGAGCGATCAAACGAGATTGAAAGGTGAGTGAATATGAGTGAGGTTTTCTTTGCCGCATCCGCGCGAACGCCGATTGGCAAATTCGGCGGCACGCTGAAGGATTGGACGGCGGCTGATCTGGCGGTGCCGGTTGTCGAGGAGAGCTTGCGCCGCGCCGGTCTTGCTCCGAATGCGGTTGATGAAGTGATCATCGGCTGCGCACGGCAAGCCGGCGGCGGGCCGAACGTCGCCCGGCAAATCGCTTACCGTGCAGGGATGCCGGAAACGGTTCCCGCTTTCACAGTCAATCAGGCGTGTGGCTCTGGCCTGAAAGCCGTTATCCTGGCCGCTCAAGAAATCATGCTCGGACGCGCCCGCTGCCTTATCGCCGGCGGCACTGAATCCATGAGCCGTGTGCCTTACCTGGCCGAAGGCACGCGCTGGGGGCTGCGCATGGGCAATGCGGCGTTGGTAGATGGGATGTACCGCGACGGATTTCTCGATCCCCTGTCGGGGCAAGTGATGGGCGAGACCGCGGAGACGCTGGCGCGGCAGTATGACATCTCGCGCCGCGAACAAGATGAATATGCGCTGCGCTCGCAGCAGCGCGCCGAGGCGGCGACGAGTGCCGGGCATTTTCAAAACGAAATTGTGCCGTTGGCCATCACCGACCGCAAAGGCAACGGCGTCGCTTTTGCGACCGACGAGCATGCGCGGGCGGGCGCGACGATTGAAGCCATCGCCAAGCTGCCGCCGGTCTTCGCCAAAGACGGCTCGGTGACGGCGGGCAATTCGTCAGGCATCACCGATGGCGCGGCGGCGCTGCTGGTGCTTTCAGGAGCAGCGGTCAAGTCGCACGATGTCCGGCCGCAGGCTCGGCTCGTGGATTACGAGATCGCCGGCGTTGACCCTCGGGTGATGGGCATCGGCCCTGTGCCGGCCATTCGCCGGCTGCTTGAGCGGCGCAAGCTCACACTCGCCGACATCGGCCTCGTCGAGTTGAACGAAGCCTTCGCCGCGCAAGTCCTGGCCTGCGACCGCGAATTACATTTCGATGCCGAGCGGCTGAACGTCAACGGCGGCGCTATCGCGCTCGGTCATCCTATCGGCTGCACGGGGGCGCGCATCCTGACGACCTTGATGCATGAGATGCAACGCCAACAGGTGCAGTACGGGCTGGCGACGCTCTGCATCTCGGGCGGCATGGGCATCGCCCTGCTGGTCGAGCGCGTGTAGCCCGGCACTGCAAAATTCCGGCGCTTTTGTGATATATTGGTGTTCTGGACCAGACCAATGCATCGCGAGGGCGCTATGATCTGTTACTTCTGCAAGGGCGAAATCGTCATCAAGGATCGCATTGCGCGCACCGCCGAGTGCCCATCCTGCAACGCCGATGTTCACTGCTGCCTGAACTGTGCCAACTATGACACCTCGTCGTCGAACCGCTGCCGCGAGCCGCTGGCCGAATGGGTATCGGATCGCGAGCGCGCCAATTTCTGCGACTTCTTCAGGCCGGCCCAGATGGCCATTCCGGCACGGGCCAAGGGACAGAGCGGGCCGCTCGATGAGGCGCGCTCGGCTTTTGAAAATCTATTCAAGAAGTGAGGCGGCGCTGGTATAATCGCAGCGGCTTACCAGCCCAGTCCCATTCTGTCCCCGCTCGACCATGCGCGAAATGAATTGCAGGATCGCGGATGTTGACCGAATTCTTTATGGAGCGGGCGCAGATCGTGTTGTCTGCCGACGCCGAGCGATTCATCGGCACGGTGCCGGAGTTTCCTGAGCTGCGTGTCGAAGCGACGACCCCGGAAGCCTGCGAGCGGCAACTGCGCGAAGAGATGTCCAGGGTGTTGATGCTAGAAGCGCAGGCGTCACCTGCACATGCGACGCCGGTTGGGCGGCCCGTCATTGCCGGCAAATCGCACTCATCATCCACACAGACGAGCGCGATTCAACCATCCATCAGAATCACTGTCGAGGGCGCGCGGGCTTGCCAGGCGTGCGGCGCCAGCGGATTGTCCACAGCCTTCCAGTTCTGCGGCCTCTGTGGCCAGAAGCTCGACTAGAGTGATTTCGATTGCGTTTGCCATGTAGCGCAAGGCGGTTAGCTTGCGCGAGCCCATGCGCAAGCTGTTAGCTTGCGCTACTCCCGATTAAACTTCAGCGCGGGCGAATGGTCTCTTCCGAAGTCGGACGGATCGTGTCGTCGGGGCCGAGCGAGTACTGCATCGCGGCTAGCCGCGCCTGCGCCCGCGCGATGTCGCGCAAGGTGATAATGCCGAGCAGCCTTGCGTCATCGACGCGCGACACCACCGGCACCTGTGACAACTCGCGCTGCGCCAATTTGAGCACGACCGTGTCGAGCGTCTGGTCAGGGTGCGAATGCACCACCTTACGAGTCATGGCGTCGGCGATCATCGTCGCTTCGCTGCCTTCGGCTTCCATGCGCCGCAAATCATTCGTGGTAATCAATCCCACCAGCCGCCCATCGCGCAACACCGGGTAGCCGTTGAATTCGAGCCGCCCGACCACGTCGAGCGCCTCTTTCACCGTAATGTCATCCGGCAGGGTCACGACATCCTGGGTCATCACCGAAGCGGCAGTGATGCGCGAGAGCGCATCCGGGCTAGGCGCGGTTTGCAAGTGGATGCCGTCTTGAAACAGGAAGCTCTCATAGATAGACAGGGGCATCAGCCGCGAGGCGACGGTATAAGCAATCGCGTTGGCGATCATCAACGGCAGAATGATCTCGTAGTTATAGGTCATCTCGAAGATCAGCAGAATCGAAGTGATCGGCACGCGGATGACCGCGGCAAACATCGCCCCCATGCCGACCAGCGCGAAAGCGCCGCGGGCAATCTCAGGCGAGGCTTGCAGGTTAGCCAGTATGTGCCAGACCGCCGCGCCGAGCAGGCCGCCGACAAACATCGAAGGGCCGAGCACGCCGCCCGACATCCCTGCGCCATAGCTGAAAGCTGAAGCCAATATCTTAGCGATTAACAGCGCGACGACAGCTTTCAAAACGAGGTTGTCTTTGCCTTGCAGCACCTCGCCGAGATACTCGTAACCGATGCCGAGCGCGTGCGGCTGCCACAAACTAATCGCGCCGATGATGGCGCCGCCGAGCGCCGGCTTGCTCCACGATGGGACGTGAACACGCTCGCGGAAAAACATCCGCATAAACAGAATGAGCCTGGCAAAGAGGACGCCGACAATGCCGGCAACGATGCCAAGCGCGGCGTAGGCCAGCAATTCCGTCGGGTGGTTCAGCGCATAGACATTGGCACCGGTAAACAGCGGGTTGGCGCCGAGCAGCCAGCGCTCAATCGTCGCGGCAATCACCGCCGCGATGACGATAGAGGCGGCGAGTCTCTGGTTGAGGTCGCCGATGATCTCTTCGAGCGCGAACGTGACGGCGGCAATCGGTGTGTTGAAGGCGGCGGCGATGGCGGCGGCAGCGCCGACCGGCAACTGGTTCATCTGCTTGCGGCGCGGAATCGAGAACATCTGCGAGATGACGTTCGACAGCGCCGCGCAGATTTGCACGGTCGGCCCCTCGCGCCCAAGGCTCGCGCCCGATCCGACGCACAGCGCCGAGATCACCGCTTTGCCGGCGGCGACGCGCATCGGCACTTTGCCATAGTTCATCACGTAGGCAATCTTGACTTGCGGGATGCCGCTGCCGCGCGCGTCGGGGAAGAAGAAATGCAGCAACAAGCCGGCCAACAAACAGCCGCCGACGGTCACAAAAAAAATCCAGAAGATGCGGCTCGGCCCCGAAACCGCCAGGGCGCGCTCGATCATGAGTCCCGAAGCCAGCCGGATGAGCTTATGGTAAGCAACGGCAACCAGCCCGCAGGCGATTGCGATGGTAACTGTCAGGATGAAGTATTTCTGATTCGTCGGCAGGCGCAGGCGCTGGAAAAACCGCGTCGCACCTAATTCGATTTGATACCACTTTGTTGCGCGCTCTGCTGGTTGCACTTACTTATTCAATAAAGCAAAACGCCGGTGATTGCAACCCGCCCTTCGGGAAGGCAAAAGTAAAAAGTAAAAAGGCAAAAGGTCGGCAGGGGAGTGAATAGATAGGATCGGGTACTTTCGCCGGTGCCTCTTCCTATCTATTGATCCGGCTCCGCACTTTTGCCTTTTTACTTTTTACTTTTTACTTTCTTGGAGCGGCATCTCATATATTCGGTAGGTCTTGGTTCGCCGCCCGCCAATCAGCTCGGCGGCGCGGTTCATCATCAAGTTGTTTTCTAGCACCCAGCTCATTTCGCCCGAGGGGAAGCCGGCGGCGGGCGCTCGGTCATAAATCTCTTTCAGGAAGATCGCCCCCGCGCCCATGCTCTGAAACTCGCGGATGACTCCCATCGTGATGATGCGAATGGTATCGATCTTGCGCGAATGCCATAACAGCTTCAGCAGTCCAAAGGGCAGCAAGCGGCCGCGCAGCTTCTTGAGCGCCCGGTTCAAGTCGGGCACGGCGAGCAGGAAGCCGATGGGGCGTGGCTCGCGGCCTTCGACCTCCTGCTCGGCGATCAAGACGACGCGCGGGTCCACCAACTGCTTCAAGTCTTTGCCGAGGTGCTCGAATTCTTCGTCGGTCACCGGCACGAATCCCCAGTTGCGGCTCCAGGCGTCGTTGTAGACGCGGCGGACGATCTCCACTTCCCTCTTGAAGTCTTTCAGGTTGACCGCGCGCACGCGAATGCGATCCTTCGTCTGCAATCGCTCGGCGACGCGCTTGAGCTTGTCCGAGACATTGAAATAGGACGCGGAGATGTCATACGCGTACATGTCCGCGGCTTTGCCCAGCCCGTAACGCTCAAGGAATTCGCCGTAATAGCTCGGATTCCAAACCATCATCAGCGTCGGGTCAAGGTCGAAGCCTTCGACCAGCAGGCCGCATTCATAGTTGGTCGAGGGGTTGACCGGCCCGCGCATGACTTCAGCGCCGCGCTCGGCAAGCCAGCTTCGAGCCGAGTCGAGCAAGGCTGCCGCCGCTTCATAATCTTCTTCGACTTCAAAGAAGCCAAAGAAGCCGGCGCGCTCGCCATGAAATTCGTTGTGAGCGCGGTTGAGGATGGCCATGACGCGACCGACGACGCGGCCTCCGCGATAGGCGAGAAATTTTTCAACGTCGGCGGTTTTGTAGAAAGGATGACGCGTCGTGTCGAGCATATCCTTTTGCGCCATCCGCAATGGCGCGATCCAGTGCGGCTGTTGGCGGTGCAAGCGGTAAGGCAGATCGAGAAACTGTTGCTGCTCGCGCGCCGTGCGCGCCGGTTTCACTTCGAGCGTCTTTGCGGTTCGGTTATCCTTCGCCGTCTTACTCATCTTCAAAGGCCCTCAGGGATTGAATGCGACACATTACGCCATACTCGCAAGTCTGACAAACCATGTCGCCATTTGGCTGTACAGGGAAACGGCCCCCGCGAACCTGCTCGACATATTGGCGTATGCGCTGCTCGGCATGGGCGATCAACTGTTCAAGGCTGTCTTTCGCGCCCGGCTTATCTGACAACTCCGAGCCGCGCTTGCGGCTACGGATGTGCAGGTAATAAGCCGAGGTGACGGGCTCGCCCTTCTTGATGACGCGGCGAGCAGCCATCGCGTAGAGCGGCAATTGCAGGTTGCGCCCCTCAAGCGCTTCGCGGATGTGAATCGGCGTGCGCGGCGTCTTGTAATCCACAACAATCCAGTCCCCGTCACAATAATCCAGGCGATCTACGACGCCGCGAAATTTAGCGTCACCCCCCGGGCATTCGATCACCAGCGCTTCCGCGTCGTCGTAACCGAACTTGCATTCGCAATCAACTGGCCGCGCCGGCTGCTCGTCGTTCCAGGCCGCTTCAGTCCGCAGCAAGCGACCGACGCGCCGCTTAATCTCGGCTTTATTAAACTCCCACAGCGCGTCGCGGCGCACTTCGCCGGTGTCGAGCATGCGCTGAAGAACATTTTCGGCTATCTCCGCGGCCTCGTCTATCGCCTGCTCCGCGTTGTCTGACCGAATCATAATTTCGCGCTGATGCAATTGCGTGTAAAGCCTTTCGAGAATCCGGTGATACGCGTGGCCGATGTGATGTGCGGCAAAGCCTTCGCCTGGCTCTTTGCCTGCTTCGAGCTTTAGCACATGGCGCGCAAAGAAGCGAAAGGGGCAACGGCCATAATCATTGATCTGGGTGGCGCTCCACAGGTAAGCCGGCCCATAGCTCTCCTTGAGCTTCGCGGCGAGCGCCGGATGGTTGATCCACCCACTGCTGGCCGCAACCGCCGCCGCGTTGATTCGCTGAAGCTCAACCCGTGCGCCGCGCTCGGTCATCCGCCAGCTTGGCAACCGCGCATCGAGCAGGCGATTGGCGGCCCGCATGGCCCTGTGGTCTGCCGCATGGCTCTCCGATTCGTCCTGGCGCTGCGCACGAGCCGTCCACATTGCCAGCTCTTCAAGTGAGCAAGCATCCATGAGCGCGTGACCTTCACCGCTAAACGACGGAGGGAGGCGGCGCAAGGGAGTCGCGGCGAAGGGCTGCACTTCTTCAATCAAGTAAGACGGCAGCAATTCGCCGCCGGCAACGTCCGTGCGCGCGAAGGTCAAGTATAGCCGCTCGGTCGCACCGCTCATCGCTTTGTAAAACTGCGAAAGGTCAGCCCCGGCATCCGTGATGGTTTCGGTCAGGTCAAGCCCCGCCTGCCGCAACTCTGCGCGCTCGGCTCGCGTGTAGGGGGCGCGCTCGGTCAGCCGCGCTGGAAATTCGCCTTCGATCAAACCGAGAACGAAGACGGCGCGGTGACGGCGCGGGCGAAGACGGTGGGCCTCCTGCGCCGTGACGCACGCACAAGCTGCGGCTTCGCGGTCATAGGTGATGACAGAGAGCGTGCGTTCGACTTCGGCGACAAACGCCGGCCAGGAGATTTCGCCGGCGGCCCGCTCGTCCGAATGACCGGCGGCTCGCATGGTGATGCCATCGCGAGCCAGCGCCCTTAGTATCTCTTTGAATTTTTCCAGGGCGCGGCCATCGCGCGCTGCCGTATCGCCGCTTGCTGCCTGTTGACCAACGCGCAGGCGTTCGAGCAGATTTGTCGCCCACTCGAAGTGCGCTTCGCGAGTGACGCGCCGCATTGGCGTCAGCGCGTCGAACCACTGGTCGAGGCCGGTCGCTAGCCGTTGAAAGCAAGCCTGGCGATCAGCTTCACTTTCATCTTCCGACTGAATGTGCTCGCCGATTCCGCGGTCACGTCCTACGTTTTCAGCAGCAGGGTTCAGGGCGGCTCGCCACTGGTCGCGGCCTTGTATGACATTTCGCGCCAGCGAAATCGCATCGAGCAGGTCTACCGACTGCTCATCTAATCCGAACTCTGTCCAGTCGAAATAAGGCGAGCGCCAGGCTTCGACACAAGCGCGGCGCTTGAACGATTGACCGCTCAGGTTGAACAAACGCAGCACTGCCGCCACCGCAGGGTTTTCTATCAACGGTACGGTGCAGTCTAGCGTCACCGGGATGGCGCATTCATCGAAGATGCGCTCGATGTGTGGAGCGTAAATCGAGAGCGAGCGGCATACGATAGCAATCTCGTCGAGGGGAAGATGATCGTCAAGCGCCAGCCGCTTGATCTCGCGCGCCGCCGAGCGGACTTCAGCGGCGCGGTCCGGCGCAGAGGTGATGGTGATTTCGCCGCTTTGAAAGTCTTGCGGTGCTGAATCAGGATCACCCAACGCTGATGCGCCCGCTTCATTCATCAAAGCGGCAGCGGCAACTTGAATCCAGTCTGCCGGAGTGGCTGTGAAAGGGGTGAAGCTCGCGCCCGCCGCCTGCAAGCGCTTGATGGTCGGGCGCTGCCAGTAATGGACGGCGCGCGCTTCGTCGTACGTCAGGCTGACGATCACCTCAACGCCGCGCGCCGCCAACGACGAGAGCAATCGCACCTGCACCGCCGTCAGATAGTCGAAGCCATCTACCGCAATCAACGATACCCAGTTAAGTGGCGCGCGCACGCTTTCGATTGCCGTCAAAGCGACGTGGCCGGCGCTCTCTTCATCCACGACATTCAGCGTTTCAAGCGCCGCCGCATAGCCAGCGAATACCTGTGCGATGTCACGATCCTTTTCGCTGCGGCCCGCGGCAATGCGATTGAAGCCTTCAGGGGTGATATGACTTCGCCACAGCTCATCGATCCAGCCGCCGAGCGAACTGACCAGGCCGGGCAACTCCGCGGTCTCGGCGAAATAACCGAGCCTGTCTGATTGCGCCAGGCCGTTGATGACGAGCCGCAAGAGGCGATCACGCTCTATCGAGCTTAGCCATTGATACGCCAGGCCGGACTTATTGAATATGCCGCTATAGAGCATCGGGAAGGTTGTGACGACAGGGTGGCTGCTCTGCGACGGGAGGTCGGCGGTTTCTGCGCTCAGTAATTCACGCAACACTGCGGCGGCGGGCGCAGACGGCACGATGAGGTGAGCGCCGCGCCGACCGGCGGCAACCGCTTCGGCCATGCGCGCGACCAGCGTCTCTGTCTTCCCTGAACTGGCCGGGCCAATCAGAACATTGATCATTCGGCTGCGGATTATAGGCGAAAGCGTATTTACAAACAATCCCCGGCCCTCGTCTATGGCGCAGCAATGATTCAATTAATGAGCGTTGATTGACCACCCTGGAGCCGGCGACGTAACATTCCTGTGCAGACAGAAAAGAGTTATCAACATGGATGAACGCACGTTCAAGACACTTGAACTCGACGCACTGGTGGCGCTGCTGGCGCGGCACGTACAAACGCCGCTGGGGCGCAAGCGCGCGCTCGCGTTGTTGCCGATCAGCGACGCGGCGGCCATCAATCAGGCGCTCGACCTGACTACGGAATGCGCCGATTACCTGAGTAGCGGCGGCGCGTTCGGACTGGGCGACATTGCCGACCCATCAGCCTCGCTCGCCGAGTTGCAAGTCCAGGGCACCAGCCTCGACCCGCATCAGATTCTCGCGCTGCAAGCCTTGATCGCCAATGGCATGGATCTGCGGGGGCAATTCAATGATGCCGAAACGCGGTCGCGTTACCCGAACCTCTCAAGCATCGCCACACGCATCCCCGATCTGCGACGGATGCTGGCGGCGATTCGCGGCAAGATTCTGCCGACCGGCGAGATTGACGATAACGCCAGCCCCGAATTGCGCCGCATCCGTCGCGAGGTGAACGAGCGGCGCACGCGCATTTATCGCAGCCTCGAAACGCTGATGCGCGACCGCTCGCCGAACGCCATTCAGGAAGACATCGTGACGATTCGCAACGGGCGATTCGTTATCCCCGTGCGCACAGATGCGCGCGGCCAGGTGCCGGGCGTCATGCATGGCCTGTCTTCGAGCGGTCAGACGACGTTCGTCGAACCGCTCGGCGTCATTGAGCAGAACAATGACCTGGTGCGCCTGCGCGAACAGGAAGAGATCGAG
The genomic region above belongs to Blastocatellia bacterium and contains:
- a CDS encoding chloride channel protein, which gives rise to MQPAERATKWYQIELGATRFFQRLRLPTNQKYFILTVTIAIACGLVAVAYHKLIRLASGLMIERALAVSGPSRIFWIFFVTVGGCLLAGLLLHFFFPDARGSGIPQVKIAYVMNYGKVPMRVAAGKAVISALCVGSGASLGREGPTVQICAALSNVISQMFSIPRRKQMNQLPVGAAAAIAAAFNTPIAAVTFALEEIIGDLNQRLAASIVIAAVIAATIERWLLGANPLFTGANVYALNHPTELLAYAALGIVAGIVGVLFARLILFMRMFFRERVHVPSWSKPALGGAIIGAISLWQPHALGIGYEYLGEVLQGKDNLVLKAVVALLIAKILASAFSYGAGMSGGVLGPSMFVGGLLGAAVWHILANLQASPEIARGAFALVGMGAMFAAVIRVPITSILLIFEMTYNYEIILPLMIANAIAYTVASRLMPLSIYESFLFQDGIHLQTAPSPDALSRITAASVMTQDVVTLPDDITVKEALDVVGRLEFNGYPVLRDGRLVGLITTNDLRRMEAEGSEATMIADAMTRKVVHSHPDQTLDTVVLKLAQRELSQVPVVSRVDDARLLGIITLRDIARAQARLAAMQYSLGPDDTIRPTSEETIRPR
- a CDS encoding N-acetyltransferase; its protein translation is MSKTAKDNRTAKTLEVKPARTAREQQQFLDLPYRLHRQQPHWIAPLRMAQKDMLDTTRHPFYKTADVEKFLAYRGGRVVGRVMAILNRAHNEFHGERAGFFGFFEVEEDYEAAAALLDSARSWLAERGAEVMRGPVNPSTNYECGLLVEGFDLDPTLMMVWNPSYYGEFLERYGLGKAADMYAYDISASYFNVSDKLKRVAERLQTKDRIRVRAVNLKDFKREVEIVRRVYNDAWSRNWGFVPVTDEEFEHLGKDLKQLVDPRVVLIAEQEVEGREPRPIGFLLAVPDLNRALKKLRGRLLPFGLLKLLWHSRKIDTIRIITMGVIREFQSMGAGAIFLKEIYDRAPAAGFPSGEMSWVLENNLMMNRAAELIGGRRTKTYRIYEMPLQESKK
- a CDS encoding PD-(D/E)XK nuclease family protein; this encodes MINVLIGPASSGKTETLVARMAEAVAAGRRGAHLIVPSAPAAAVLRELLSAETADLPSQSSHPVVTTFPMLYSGIFNKSGLAYQWLSSIERDRLLRLVINGLAQSDRLGYFAETAELPGLVSSLGGWIDELWRSHITPEGFNRIAAGRSEKDRDIAQVFAGYAAALETLNVVDEESAGHVALTAIESVRAPLNWVSLIAVDGFDYLTAVQVRLLSSLAARGVEVIVSLTYDEARAVHYWQRPTIKRLQAAGASFTPFTATPADWIQVAAAALMNEAGASALGDPDSAPQDFQSGEITITSAPDRAAEVRSAAREIKRLALDDHLPLDEIAIVCRSLSIYAPHIERIFDECAIPVTLDCTVPLIENPAVAAVLRLFNLSGQSFKRRACVEAWRSPYFDWTEFGLDEQSVDLLDAISLARNVIQGRDQWRAALNPAAENVGRDRGIGEHIQSEDESEADRQACFQRLATGLDQWFDALTPMRRVTREAHFEWATNLLERLRVGQQAASGDTAARDGRALEKFKEILRALARDGITMRAAGHSDERAAGEISWPAFVAEVERTLSVITYDREAAACACVTAQEAHRLRPRRHRAVFVLGLIEGEFPARLTERAPYTRAERAELRQAGLDLTETITDAGADLSQFYKAMSGATERLYLTFARTDVAGGELLPSYLIEEVQPFAATPLRRLPPSFSGEGHALMDACSLEELAMWTARAQRQDESESHAADHRAMRAANRLLDARLPSWRMTERGARVELQRINAAAVAASSGWINHPALAAKLKESYGPAYLWSATQINDYGRCPFRFFARHVLKLEAGKEPGEGFAAHHIGHAYHRILERLYTQLHQREIMIRSDNAEQAIDEAAEIAENVLQRMLDTGEVRRDALWEFNKAEIKRRVGRLLRTEAAWNDEQPARPVDCECKFGYDDAEALVIECPGGDAKFRGVVDRLDYCDGDWIVVDYKTPRTPIHIREALEGRNLQLPLYAMAARRVIKKGEPVTSAYYLHIRSRKRGSELSDKPGAKDSLEQLIAHAEQRIRQYVEQVRGGRFPVQPNGDMVCQTCEYGVMCRIQSLRAFEDE
- a CDS encoding thiolase family protein is translated as MSEVFFAASARTPIGKFGGTLKDWTAADLAVPVVEESLRRAGLAPNAVDEVIIGCARQAGGGPNVARQIAYRAGMPETVPAFTVNQACGSGLKAVILAAQEIMLGRARCLIAGGTESMSRVPYLAEGTRWGLRMGNAALVDGMYRDGFLDPLSGQVMGETAETLARQYDISRREQDEYALRSQQRAEAATSAGHFQNEIVPLAITDRKGNGVAFATDEHARAGATIEAIAKLPPVFAKDGSVTAGNSSGITDGAAALLVLSGAAVKSHDVRPQARLVDYEIAGVDPRVMGIGPVPAIRRLLERRKLTLADIGLVELNEAFAAQVLACDRELHFDAERLNVNGGAIALGHPIGCTGARILTTLMHEMQRQQVQYGLATLCISGGMGIALLVERV